In Propionicimonas paludicola, a single window of DNA contains:
- a CDS encoding IclR family transcriptional regulator: protein MSQEPAHRRVGRPAAASAGEAGSTRTVDRALSLLDAVLAADRGASLSSLGRAVSLSPSTASRLLDTLAQHGLVEREDDGSYRTGVRLKQLAAAALRDDPLYETSGPHLEALAAATREVASLGIPLGPDEVLYLRQVVAPGQLVQAVGWVGRTIPRQDTALGMALDGRLGPEGCAISSRPENEVDAVAAPVYDHYCRIVGALSISAPRYRTSVEDLQRFGRLLTVQAAQLSATLGASAEAIAAVRAQA, encoded by the coding sequence ATGAGTCAGGAACCGGCCCATCGTCGAGTCGGTCGTCCCGCGGCAGCGTCCGCGGGAGAGGCGGGTTCGACCCGCACTGTTGATCGGGCGCTCAGCCTGTTGGACGCCGTCCTGGCCGCCGACCGCGGTGCCAGCCTGAGCAGCTTGGGACGGGCGGTGTCGCTGTCGCCGTCCACCGCATCGCGGCTGCTGGACACGTTGGCCCAACACGGCCTGGTCGAGCGTGAGGACGATGGCAGCTACCGCACCGGAGTCCGGCTCAAGCAACTCGCGGCCGCGGCGTTGCGCGATGACCCGCTCTACGAGACGTCCGGCCCGCACCTGGAGGCGCTGGCCGCCGCGACCCGGGAGGTCGCCTCACTCGGCATCCCGCTGGGACCCGATGAGGTGCTCTACCTGCGTCAGGTGGTCGCGCCCGGCCAGTTGGTGCAGGCCGTGGGTTGGGTCGGGCGGACGATCCCGCGCCAGGACACCGCGCTGGGCATGGCGCTGGACGGCCGGCTGGGGCCGGAGGGTTGTGCCATCTCATCCCGTCCGGAGAACGAGGTGGACGCCGTCGCTGCCCCGGTCTACGACCACTACTGCCGAATCGTGGGTGCCTTGAGTATCAGCGCACCCCGCTACCGGACCTCGGTGGAGGATCTCCAGCGGTTCGGTCGGCTGCTCACGGTGCAGGCTGCGCAGCTCTCGGCGACTCTGGGGGCCTCGGCCGAGGCGATCGCCGCGGTCCGGGCGCAGGCCTGA
- a CDS encoding ABC transporter substrate-binding protein — protein sequence METASAKGGLESGASRARPVRLLSRLTVFAATAALFTACSAGPAATESSSPAAPTVLRVGVVSLSDADALDPAKATTTGGYILSRQLFDTLTEYGPDGAWKPQLAASVTPGTTADKWTVTLNAAKWSDGKPVTAADVVATVKRWFAKKLPPAGSLPFIDPAKVTATDDKTVEFSLKYPTVTFPEALTSPTMAIVPADFDPAKPIGSGPFVLASNDPGVQLAFTANTGYFGGAPGASELEVKSFPDSAAAASALTAGQIDVDASLDPSLVDTVKTAPGFQIFDYATSGSLTWVMNTKKKPFDDPVVRQALRLAVDRQQLIDQVYNGFGKLGNDVFNPFDPMYNSTLAQRTYDPEGAKKLLTDAGYTLPVKVELVGTNNQPTSERQNQALVQQAKAAGFAIDYKFVDSATFYGDAYGTYPLSLSYWGFLGIFDQAAFTITKTAPYNSSHWTNAEFDKLYSQAITTVDDTKRKELVAGMQKIEYDSGAYIVPLFLSTVVGLSDKVTGAQAYPNSDGAFGYNFRILGLKG from the coding sequence ATGGAAACCGCTTCCGCCAAGGGTGGGCTCGAGTCCGGGGCGTCCCGCGCGCGTCCGGTCCGCCTGCTCAGCCGACTGACCGTGTTCGCCGCTACAGCCGCCCTCTTCACCGCCTGCTCAGCCGGACCGGCCGCCACCGAATCCTCCTCCCCGGCTGCGCCCACGGTCCTGCGCGTCGGCGTCGTCTCACTCAGCGACGCCGACGCACTCGACCCGGCCAAGGCCACCACCACCGGCGGCTACATCCTGTCCCGCCAGCTCTTCGACACCCTCACCGAGTACGGCCCGGACGGCGCCTGGAAGCCTCAGCTGGCCGCCTCGGTGACCCCCGGCACCACCGCCGATAAGTGGACGGTCACCCTGAACGCCGCGAAGTGGAGCGATGGCAAGCCGGTCACCGCGGCCGACGTGGTGGCCACCGTGAAGCGCTGGTTCGCCAAGAAGCTCCCGCCGGCCGGCTCGCTGCCCTTCATCGATCCGGCCAAGGTCACGGCCACCGACGACAAGACTGTCGAGTTCAGCCTGAAGTACCCCACGGTCACCTTCCCCGAGGCGCTGACCAGCCCGACCATGGCGATCGTCCCGGCCGACTTCGACCCGGCAAAGCCGATCGGCTCGGGGCCGTTCGTCCTGGCCAGCAACGACCCGGGCGTGCAACTGGCCTTCACAGCCAACACCGGCTACTTCGGCGGCGCGCCGGGGGCCAGTGAGCTGGAGGTGAAGAGCTTCCCGGACTCGGCAGCAGCCGCGTCCGCGCTCACCGCGGGCCAGATCGACGTCGACGCCAGCCTCGACCCGTCCCTGGTCGACACGGTGAAGACCGCTCCCGGCTTCCAGATCTTCGACTACGCCACCAGCGGGTCGCTGACCTGGGTGATGAACACCAAGAAGAAGCCCTTCGACGACCCGGTGGTTCGGCAGGCGCTTCGGCTGGCCGTCGACCGGCAGCAGCTGATCGATCAGGTCTACAACGGCTTCGGCAAGCTCGGCAACGACGTCTTCAATCCCTTCGACCCGATGTACAACTCCACTCTGGCCCAGCGGACCTATGACCCGGAGGGCGCCAAGAAGCTCCTCACCGATGCCGGCTACACCCTGCCGGTGAAGGTGGAGCTGGTCGGCACCAACAACCAGCCCACCAGCGAGCGCCAGAACCAGGCGCTGGTGCAGCAGGCCAAGGCCGCCGGCTTCGCGATCGACTACAAGTTCGTCGACAGCGCCACCTTCTATGGGGACGCCTACGGCACCTACCCGCTCTCGCTGAGCTACTGGGGCTTCCTGGGCATCTTCGACCAGGCCGCGTTCACGATCACCAAGACCGCGCCGTACAACTCCTCGCACTGGACCAACGCCGAGTTCGACAAGCTGTACAGCCAGGCCATCACGACCGTCGACGACACCAAGCGCAAGGAGTTGGTCGCCGGGATGCAGAAGATCGAGTACGACAGCGGCGCCTACATCGTCCCGCTGTTCTTGAGCACCGTGGTCGGTCTCTCCGACAAGGTGACCGGAGCCCAGGCCTATCCGAACTCGGACGGCGCCTTCGGCTACAACTTCCGAATCCTCGGACTCAAGGGCTGA
- a CDS encoding ABC transporter permease, translated as MSTRLVIRRVLTGVAMLITVSVLVFAATQALPGDIARTILGQNATAEQLARLRGELGLDLPVWQQYLHWVGGLLSGDLGTSLASGTPVAELLRVRVLNSATVVLIALVITLPLGLLLGLAAARRGPLDVGISAAVQTILSLPEFVVGIVLVVLFGGGLLRWLPPTSPLDPRQLAWNQPRLLILPIATMVLIALPHLVEATKTLLREELATDYVRWARLSGLGDVRLLTGYALPNVLGPVAQVAGVTVNYLLGGVVAVESVFAFPGIGSELVAAVGARDIVVVQVIAIGIATVLLITFLIADLIGLLTNPKLRRSR; from the coding sequence GTGAGTACCCGTCTGGTGATCAGACGGGTACTCACCGGCGTGGCCATGCTGATCACCGTCTCGGTGCTCGTCTTCGCCGCCACCCAAGCCCTGCCCGGTGACATCGCTCGGACGATCCTGGGCCAGAATGCCACCGCCGAGCAGCTGGCCCGGCTGCGCGGCGAACTCGGCCTCGACCTGCCGGTCTGGCAGCAGTACCTGCATTGGGTGGGTGGGCTGCTCTCCGGCGACCTGGGCACCTCGCTGGCGTCAGGGACGCCGGTGGCCGAACTGCTCCGGGTGCGAGTGCTGAACTCGGCGACCGTGGTGCTGATCGCCTTGGTGATCACCCTGCCGCTGGGCTTGCTGCTCGGTCTGGCCGCCGCCCGCCGCGGCCCTCTGGATGTCGGCATCTCGGCCGCCGTGCAGACGATCCTCTCGCTGCCGGAGTTCGTGGTCGGCATCGTCCTGGTGGTCCTGTTCGGTGGCGGCCTGCTGCGCTGGCTGCCACCCACCTCACCGCTCGACCCACGCCAGCTGGCCTGGAACCAGCCGCGGCTGCTGATCCTGCCGATCGCGACCATGGTGCTGATCGCACTGCCGCATCTCGTCGAGGCCACCAAGACTCTCCTGCGCGAGGAGTTGGCCACTGACTACGTCCGATGGGCCCGGCTGAGTGGGCTGGGGGACGTCCGGCTGCTGACCGGCTACGCGCTGCCGAATGTGCTCGGCCCGGTGGCCCAGGTGGCCGGAGTGACCGTGAACTATCTGCTCGGCGGTGTCGTGGCCGTGGAATCCGTGTTCGCCTTCCCGGGCATCGGCTCGGAGCTGGTGGCCGCGGTGGGCGCCCGCGACATCGTGGTCGTCCAGGTGATCGCGATCGGGATCGCCACCGTGTTGCTGATCACCTTCTTGATCGCTGACCTGATCGGCCTGCTCACCAATCCGAAGCTGCGGAGGTCCCGATGA
- a CDS encoding ABC transporter permease — MSVHAQHSKTSGSVWHFLRRDPRFWAGAVAVAIVVVIAVAGPLLAPHDPAAFVGKLYLRPSATSWLGTDVLGRDVLSRLLVGGRLFLIQGLTAATLGVLAGVVLGILLGVTRGTTAAVLLFCSDSVMVIPQILLVLLILAAFGSAPLTLTVAVALAQVAYTARVIFAATGRVTTEDYYRAARAVGMGTGSLVLREVLPNVAPAVLVEYGVRLSISFVALASLSYLGFGSGDVDWGAMIHENQGGIALQPWAVVAPVLVLAAFLLGMNLLRDGLARALAARSAR; from the coding sequence ATGAGCGTGCATGCCCAGCACTCGAAGACGTCCGGTTCGGTGTGGCATTTCCTGCGCCGGGACCCGCGGTTCTGGGCCGGTGCGGTGGCTGTGGCCATCGTGGTGGTCATCGCCGTCGCAGGGCCGCTGCTGGCCCCGCACGATCCGGCCGCCTTCGTCGGCAAGCTCTACCTGCGACCGAGCGCCACCAGTTGGCTGGGCACCGATGTGCTCGGTCGGGACGTGCTGAGCCGACTGCTGGTCGGCGGACGACTGTTCCTGATCCAAGGCCTGACCGCAGCCACCTTGGGTGTGCTGGCCGGGGTCGTCCTCGGCATCCTGCTCGGGGTGACCAGGGGCACGACCGCCGCCGTCCTGCTGTTCTGCAGCGACTCGGTGATGGTGATCCCGCAGATCCTGCTGGTGCTGCTGATCCTGGCCGCTTTCGGCAGTGCGCCGCTGACTCTGACCGTCGCTGTGGCTCTGGCCCAGGTGGCCTACACCGCCCGGGTGATCTTCGCGGCCACCGGGAGAGTCACCACCGAGGACTACTACCGGGCGGCGCGCGCGGTCGGGATGGGCACCGGATCGCTGGTGCTGCGCGAAGTGCTGCCGAATGTGGCCCCGGCCGTCCTGGTCGAGTACGGCGTTCGGCTGTCGATCAGCTTCGTCGCCCTGGCCTCGCTGAGCTACCTCGGCTTCGGCAGCGGCGATGTGGACTGGGGAGCGATGATCCACGAGAACCAGGGCGGGATCGCCCTCCAGCCATGGGCGGTGGTGGCACCGGTCCTGGTGCTGGCCGCCTTCCTGCTCGGCATGAACCTGCTGCGCGACGGCCTGGCCCGCGCCCTGGCCGCGAGGTCGGCCCGATGA
- a CDS encoding ABC transporter ATP-binding protein: MTAQVHGLSIGVGGGGPLIVADLELELAAGEVVGVAGETGSGKTTLGLALLGHLGPGLQRRAGQVVSAGLELLGPSAVSGTQLRSARGRTIAYVPQDPAGALAPHLRLESAFAELHRAHRMEFSPQRRAELFERVGLPSDDAFARRYPHELSGGQQQRVAIALAFCLKPALVVMDEPTTGLDVTTKLLIADLARELAAAEQAAVVFISHDLPLLFRVAQRLVVMHEGRVVETGTPTAILEHAEHPYTQRLLAAWRLGGSPAPAADGTRQVLSVRGLSAGYGDVQILHEVDLSLGVGECLAVVGESGSGKTTTARAISGLHAEHSGRILLYGEPLAAEVGRRDRAQRRAIQYVFQNPWGSLNPRRRVGASVAITAQYLRGLSRAAAEELAVQTLLDVGLRADHAQAMPQHLSGGQRQRAALARALAAGPEVLVCDEVTSSLDASVQADIVALLKRVQAERGLSMVFITHDLALAGELAHRVAVLKDGRLLETGPTAEVLAHPKDPYTAELVRAARLAS; encoded by the coding sequence ATGACCGCCCAGGTACACGGACTGAGCATCGGCGTCGGCGGCGGCGGGCCACTGATCGTGGCCGACCTGGAGCTAGAGCTGGCCGCCGGCGAGGTGGTCGGAGTGGCCGGTGAGACCGGCAGTGGCAAGACGACCCTCGGACTGGCCCTGCTCGGTCATCTGGGGCCGGGCCTGCAGCGGCGCGCCGGACAAGTGGTCTCCGCCGGGCTGGAGCTGCTCGGCCCGTCCGCCGTGTCCGGAACCCAGCTGCGCAGCGCCCGAGGACGCACCATCGCCTACGTCCCGCAGGATCCGGCCGGGGCACTGGCCCCGCATCTGCGGCTGGAGTCCGCCTTCGCTGAGTTGCACCGCGCTCACCGGATGGAGTTCTCGCCGCAGCGGCGGGCCGAGCTGTTCGAACGGGTCGGGCTGCCCAGCGACGACGCCTTTGCCCGGCGCTACCCGCACGAGCTCAGCGGTGGCCAGCAGCAACGAGTGGCGATCGCTCTGGCCTTCTGCCTGAAGCCGGCGCTGGTCGTGATGGACGAGCCGACGACCGGCCTGGACGTCACCACCAAGCTGCTGATCGCCGACTTGGCGCGCGAGCTGGCCGCCGCCGAGCAAGCTGCCGTGGTCTTCATCAGCCATGACCTACCGCTACTGTTCCGGGTCGCCCAGCGACTCGTGGTGATGCACGAGGGACGAGTGGTCGAGACCGGCACTCCCACAGCGATCCTTGAGCATGCCGAGCACCCCTACACTCAGCGGCTGCTAGCCGCCTGGCGACTGGGTGGCAGCCCCGCCCCCGCAGCGGACGGCACCCGGCAGGTCCTGAGCGTGCGCGGGCTGTCGGCCGGGTACGGGGACGTCCAGATCCTGCACGAGGTGGATCTCAGCCTCGGCGTGGGCGAATGCCTGGCCGTTGTCGGCGAGTCCGGCAGCGGCAAGACCACCACGGCCCGGGCCATCAGCGGCCTGCACGCTGAGCACAGCGGACGGATCCTGCTCTACGGCGAGCCGCTGGCCGCCGAGGTGGGCCGGCGTGACCGGGCCCAGCGCCGGGCGATCCAGTACGTCTTCCAGAACCCGTGGGGATCGCTGAACCCGCGGCGCCGGGTAGGCGCGTCGGTGGCGATCACTGCCCAGTACCTGCGCGGGCTGAGCCGGGCGGCGGCCGAGGAACTGGCCGTGCAAACCCTGCTCGACGTCGGACTCCGCGCCGATCATGCCCAGGCGATGCCCCAGCATCTCAGCGGTGGCCAGCGGCAGCGGGCCGCGCTGGCGCGCGCCCTGGCGGCGGGGCCCGAGGTGCTGGTCTGCGACGAGGTGACCAGCTCGCTGGACGCGTCCGTCCAGGCCGACATCGTGGCCCTGCTGAAGCGGGTTCAGGCCGAACGGGGGCTGAGCATGGTGTTCATCACCCACGACCTGGCCCTGGCCGGCGAGCTGGCTCACCGGGTGGCGGTACTGAAGGACGGACGGCTGCTCGAGACCGGCCCCACCGCCGAGGTGCTCGCCCACCCGAAAGACCCCTACACCGCCGAGCTGGTCCGGGCGGCCCGACTGGCCAGCTGA
- the gcvT gene encoding glycine cleavage system aminomethyltransferase GcvT: MTDPILSPLHSRHEALGAKFSEFGGWLMPLQYAGVVAEHRAVRTAVGVFDVSHLGKMRVSGPSAADFVNTVITNDLRRIVPGQAQYTLLCNESGGVIDDMICYLISDDEVFIIPNASNTTTVVELIAAQAPAGISVVNEHRDYAIIAVQGTSSDETLAALGLPVGHEYLSFVRTSWAGTPLTVCRTGYTGERGYELVVPAEAAGALWDAVLAAGREYDIAPCGLGARDTLRTEMGYPLHGHDLSPEISPVMANLGWAVGWDKPTFWGADALRAQREAKSGPLLRGLKAQGRAIPRPEMVVFVGDAEVGEITSGTFSPTLQVGVALALLDRSVKLGDVVEVAVRNRREPFDVVKPPFVTPAVRES, translated from the coding sequence ATGACCGACCCGATTCTTTCCCCGCTGCACTCGCGCCACGAGGCGTTGGGCGCCAAGTTCTCCGAGTTCGGTGGCTGGCTGATGCCGCTGCAGTACGCCGGGGTGGTGGCCGAGCATCGGGCGGTGCGCACCGCGGTCGGCGTTTTCGACGTCAGCCACCTGGGCAAGATGCGGGTCAGCGGGCCGAGCGCGGCCGACTTCGTGAACACCGTGATCACCAATGACCTGCGCCGGATCGTCCCCGGACAGGCGCAGTACACGCTGCTGTGCAATGAGTCCGGCGGCGTGATCGACGACATGATCTGCTACCTGATCAGCGACGACGAGGTGTTCATCATCCCGAACGCCTCGAACACCACCACTGTGGTCGAGTTGATCGCCGCCCAGGCCCCGGCCGGGATCTCGGTGGTCAACGAGCATCGCGACTACGCCATCATCGCCGTCCAGGGGACCAGCTCGGACGAGACTCTGGCCGCCCTGGGGCTGCCGGTGGGCCACGAGTACCTCAGCTTCGTCCGCACCTCTTGGGCCGGGACCCCGCTGACGGTGTGCCGGACCGGCTACACCGGCGAGCGCGGCTACGAGCTGGTGGTGCCCGCCGAGGCCGCCGGCGCGCTCTGGGATGCGGTTCTGGCCGCCGGCCGTGAGTACGACATCGCTCCGTGTGGACTGGGCGCCCGCGACACGCTGCGGACCGAGATGGGTTACCCGCTGCACGGCCACGACCTCAGCCCGGAGATTTCGCCGGTGATGGCCAACCTGGGTTGGGCGGTCGGCTGGGACAAGCCCACCTTCTGGGGTGCCGATGCGCTGCGCGCCCAGCGGGAGGCCAAGTCCGGTCCGCTGCTGCGCGGCCTGAAGGCTCAGGGCCGGGCCATCCCGCGTCCGGAGATGGTGGTCTTCGTCGGGGATGCCGAGGTCGGCGAGATCACCTCGGGGACGTTCTCGCCCACTCTGCAGGTGGGCGTGGCACTGGCCCTGCTGGACCGTTCGGTCAAGCTCGGCGACGTGGTCGAGGTAGCCGTCCGCAACCGCCGCGAGCCCTTCGACGTGGTCAAGCCCCCGTTCGTGACTCCGGCCGTCCGGGAGAGCTGA
- a CDS encoding iron-containing alcohol dehydrogenase: MTSFNFATAARIVFGPGTVGQLPELVAGLGSRPLVCTGGHPDRHAAVLATVPGAAIFAVAGEPSLDVVRAGADAARAHRADVIIGLGGGAVLDTAKIVAALVANGGDPLDYAEVIGRGLPLSVESLPVVAVPTTSGTGSEVTANGVVSSPEHRVKVSLRSSSMLPKVALVDPGLTLDCPKSVTAHAGLDALIQCIEPFVSPFANPLTDGFCREGIRRAGHGLRRAWSAPDDLGARTDVALCSLLSGLALANGKLGAAHGLAGPLGGYLGAPHGALTAAVMVPVSRFNIGASDPRTRARYAEVGYLLTGTEDEFAFLEWFAETIELFGVGGLAQYGLGEDDLPIIAEAAAKASSTKGNPVPPSPADLIGILRAAL, translated from the coding sequence GTGACTTCGTTCAACTTCGCGACCGCTGCCCGGATCGTGTTCGGGCCAGGGACGGTCGGCCAGCTGCCTGAGCTGGTGGCCGGGCTCGGCTCCCGTCCGCTGGTGTGCACCGGCGGCCATCCCGATCGCCATGCCGCGGTCCTGGCCACTGTGCCCGGCGCCGCGATCTTCGCCGTGGCTGGAGAGCCCAGCCTGGACGTGGTCCGAGCCGGGGCGGACGCGGCCCGCGCGCATCGCGCCGACGTGATCATCGGCCTGGGCGGCGGCGCCGTCCTGGACACCGCCAAGATCGTGGCAGCCCTGGTCGCCAACGGCGGCGACCCGCTGGACTACGCCGAGGTGATCGGACGCGGCTTGCCGCTGAGCGTCGAGTCGCTGCCGGTGGTGGCGGTGCCCACCACGTCCGGCACCGGCTCGGAGGTGACTGCCAACGGGGTGGTCTCCAGCCCCGAGCACCGAGTGAAGGTGAGCCTGCGCTCGAGTTCGATGCTGCCGAAGGTGGCCCTGGTCGATCCCGGGTTGACCCTGGACTGCCCGAAGTCGGTCACCGCACACGCCGGCCTGGACGCCCTGATCCAGTGCATCGAGCCATTCGTCTCGCCGTTCGCCAACCCGCTCACCGACGGCTTCTGCCGCGAGGGGATCCGCCGGGCCGGGCACGGCCTGCGGCGGGCCTGGTCGGCACCCGACGACCTGGGGGCCCGCACCGACGTGGCGCTCTGTTCCCTGTTGTCCGGGCTGGCCCTGGCCAACGGCAAGCTCGGCGCCGCGCACGGCCTGGCCGGCCCGCTGGGCGGCTACCTGGGTGCTCCGCACGGAGCGCTGACCGCCGCAGTGATGGTGCCGGTCAGCCGGTTCAACATCGGGGCGTCCGACCCGCGCACTCGGGCTCGCTACGCCGAGGTCGGCTATCTGCTGACCGGCACCGAGGACGAGTTCGCCTTCCTGGAGTGGTTCGCCGAGACCATCGAGCTGTTCGGGGTCGGCGGGCTGGCCCAGTACGGCCTGGGCGAGGACGATCTGCCGATCATCGCCGAGGCGGCCGCCAAGGCGTCCAGCACGAAGGGGAACCCGGTGCCGCCGAGTCCAGCCGACCTGATCGGAATCCTGCGCGCCGCACTGTGA
- a CDS encoding leucyl aminopeptidase, whose amino-acid sequence MSNVALPSITLATAVGKDPGVLVIGLAETSSDQVLIGLPDDLAKAYTKAIGRELGEVAISLGGSSKNGKTVLVAGPSGQRILVVGLGPIDVTAEQVRRAVGAAVRAVAGLDGTNAVTVSLETSEPGVIKGAAEGALLGAYSYRDPSGISAITLVSANRKPEAKQALDLAVSTAKAVATAREWVNLPANQLYPETFAEAIRNLAKASKLDVEVWDERALEKDGMGGILAVGGGSNRKPRLVKLSYAPRGAKFHLALIGKGITFDTGGLNLKPADGMYTMKCDMAGAASVLAATAAIAELGLRIKVTAWGALAENMPSGGSYRPSDVITMYNGLTVENGNSDAEGRIVMADALAKASEEKPNLVIDVATLTGACMVALGENVAGLMSRDDATADLILDAAEAAGELFWQLPIPEDAAPKLESKVADLRSTGDKYGGALTAAAFLSRFVADDLAWAHLDIAGPAFNTGSAHDYTPVGATGMSVRTLIALAHALAN is encoded by the coding sequence GTGAGCAACGTCGCACTCCCGAGCATCACCCTGGCCACCGCGGTCGGCAAGGATCCCGGCGTGCTGGTGATCGGGCTCGCCGAGACCTCCAGCGACCAGGTGTTGATCGGGCTCCCCGACGATCTGGCCAAGGCCTACACCAAGGCGATCGGCCGAGAGTTGGGCGAGGTGGCGATCAGCCTGGGCGGCAGCAGCAAGAACGGCAAGACCGTGCTGGTCGCCGGGCCGTCCGGGCAGCGCATCCTGGTGGTCGGCCTGGGCCCGATCGACGTCACCGCCGAGCAGGTCCGCCGGGCGGTCGGCGCAGCCGTCCGCGCCGTGGCCGGACTGGACGGCACGAACGCGGTCACCGTGAGCCTGGAGACCAGTGAGCCCGGTGTGATCAAGGGCGCGGCCGAGGGTGCCCTGCTGGGCGCCTACAGCTACCGCGACCCGTCCGGAATCTCGGCCATCACCCTGGTCAGCGCCAACCGCAAGCCCGAGGCCAAGCAGGCTCTCGACCTGGCCGTTTCCACCGCCAAGGCGGTGGCCACCGCTCGCGAGTGGGTGAACCTGCCGGCCAACCAGCTGTACCCGGAGACCTTCGCCGAGGCGATCCGCAACCTGGCCAAGGCCAGCAAGCTCGATGTCGAGGTCTGGGACGAGCGGGCGCTGGAGAAGGACGGGATGGGCGGCATCCTGGCCGTCGGCGGCGGTTCGAACCGCAAGCCGCGCCTGGTCAAGCTCAGCTACGCCCCGCGGGGGGCGAAGTTCCACCTGGCCCTGATCGGCAAGGGGATCACCTTCGACACCGGCGGCCTGAACCTGAAGCCGGCCGACGGCATGTACACGATGAAGTGCGACATGGCCGGTGCCGCCTCGGTGTTGGCCGCGACCGCCGCGATCGCCGAGTTGGGCCTGCGGATCAAGGTGACCGCCTGGGGTGCTCTGGCCGAGAACATGCCCTCGGGCGGCTCGTACCGTCCCTCCGATGTGATCACCATGTACAACGGGCTGACCGTCGAGAACGGCAACTCCGACGCCGAAGGCCGGATCGTGATGGCCGACGCACTGGCCAAGGCCAGTGAGGAGAAGCCGAACCTGGTCATCGACGTGGCCACCCTCACCGGAGCCTGCATGGTGGCCCTAGGCGAGAACGTGGCCGGCCTGATGTCACGCGACGACGCCACGGCCGACCTGATCCTGGACGCGGCCGAAGCCGCCGGCGAGCTGTTCTGGCAGCTGCCGATCCCCGAGGACGCCGCCCCCAAGCTGGAGTCCAAGGTGGCCGATCTGCGCTCCACCGGCGACAAGTACGGCGGCGCCCTGACCGCGGCCGCCTTCCTGTCCCGGTTCGTGGCCGACGACCTGGCCTGGGCCCACCTGGACATCGCCGGCCCAGCGTTCAACACCGGTTCGGCGCACGACTACACCCCGGTCGGCGCCACCGGGATGAGCGTGCGCACGCTGATCGCGTTGGCGCACGCCTTGGCCAACTGA